A window of Mus musculus strain C57BL/6J chromosome 3, GRCm38.p6 C57BL/6J genomic DNA:
tttaatcccaggtcttgggaggtagaggcaggtggattactgtgagtttgaggtcaagttggtctacatagtgagttttaggtcagccagggttatgtagagagaccctgtgtcaaacaaaGGCCTCAAACCAGTTCATTTCAAAAGGCACTTAACCACCAGGCTTGACGGCCTGACTTGATTCTCGGAACCCACGTGGTACATGGAAAGAACCCACAACTGAAAGTtactctctgtcacacacatgaatGCTTATGGAATATGCGTGCATCTCCCTGCtcaatataattaaaatgtataataaataaaaaataaaagtccccgggccgtggtggcgcatgcctttaatcccagcgctcgggagacagaggcaggcggatttctgagtttgaggccaacctggtctacaaagtgagttccaggacagccagggctatacagagaaaccctgtctcgaagaaagaagaagaagaaaaaaaaaaggcaaaaagaaaaacaaaacccgggctggtgagatggctcagtgagtaagagcacccaactgctcttccgaaggtccagagttcaaatcccagcaaccacatggcagctcacaaccatccgtaacaagatctgactccctcttctggagtgtctgaagacagctacagtgtacttacatatattaataaaataaatctttaaaaaaaaaaaaaggaaaaacaaaacccaaaaacaaaaacaacaaaacaaaacaaaaaaaagaaataaaagtccaGGCGATATTTGAATCAGTGACAAATATATTTAATgattggcttttattttcttcaggGCTTTATTCTGGTTTCaagttttcagtattttttttaaagatttatttattatatgtaagtacattgtagctgtcctcagacactccagaagagggcatcagatttcgttatggatggttgtgagccaccatgtggttgctgggatttgaactggggacgttcggaagagcagtcggtgctcttaaccactgagccatctcgccagccctcagtATTTTTttaacacctttttttttccctatatttTGAGGTAGTctgtctcctttttttctttttcttttcttttttttttttttttttcgaaacaaagtttctctgtatagcccctggctgtcctggaactcactctgtagaccaggctggcctcgaactcagaaaatccccctgcctctgtctcccgagtgctgggattaaaggcatgcaccacctcgcCCAGCTTATTTTCTGATAGGAAGGAAAAGATAAATAATACAAAACTGAAAATGGATATTCAGGTTTACAGTTTGTTTTATTAGTGCGTCCGTGCGTCTGTGCGTGTTGGTTTTCTGGGGCCCAGGGATTGAATCTACATTGCCAGGCATGGCCAGGCCTTGTCCGTGGGCTTATTGTGGTGGTacctgcctgtaatctcagcactctagaGGCTAAAGCAactgagaattcaaggccagcttgggctatgtaATGGGACGTTACCCtgtctttaagaagaaaaagatggGAGACTAAGTcttggtagcccaggctggcctcccactCGGACCTTCCTGCCCTGGCTGGGTTATGGTGTGTGCTGGCACACTTGGGGTGCTGTTGCCTATCTGCCCAGCTTCTGTCAGCAAAAATGCCTGGGGTGTCTGCAAGAAACTAAGTTGTAAGACATTTGCTGGGGACACAGCGGTGACCAACCAAAGTTTCTCCACGGGTGCTGCTGCCTGTGCCTGGGAGAGTGGCCTTACAAACCCTAAAAGTGCATAAACTTGTTCTTTAGCTTCAAGAATATGTTTTTCAGCTCTTTCATTAAAACTCAAGAACACAGTGTTTAAAATCTTGATTGTAACCTTTAACTTTactttttcagcaaaatcttaaaAATTTGAAAAGTCTCGACTTGTTTAACTGTGAGATCACAAACCTGGAAGATTATAGAGAAAGTATTTTTGAACTGCTGCAGCAGATCACCTACCTGGACGGATTCGACCAGGAGGACAACGAAGCTCCCGACTCGGAGGAGGAGGATGACGACGACGAGGGTGAGGCTCTTAGTTTACTATTTACTTGTTTGGAGATAGGgtgtctctgtagctctggctgtgctggaattcactgtgtagaccaggctgaccccaaacagagagccacctgcctctgcccacttcgtgctgggatcaaaggtgttcaccaccatgcctggcaaccaGCAGGTTTTGAAGTGACCGCAAAGTAAAGCCAACTTCAGTGTGTATAatgtttgaaaatgtattttggaAGGGTCCTTTGCAGTGCTGGGATGGGGTCATCCTTGCACATGCTCGGTACGTGCTGACCTGGATCCCCAGTCCTAGTAAAGTACTTCTGGGTCACAGGTAACAGTGCTGTAAAATGGGTGGGtttgctttgtttccttttatcgagacagggtctccctgtgtagccctggttgtcctggaactctgtagaccaggctgacctcaaactcagtccCACCCCCCCAACTCCAAGcctccccctctgcccctctgcctcccagtgctgggattaaaggcacgcactgCTATTGTCTGGCCAGAATTTGTTCTTTTAAGCCAAGTGTAGGGGCACTTGCCATGGTTGGTTTAAGATGAATGGGGGCCACGTGCCAGAAGGACGCAGTCCCTATGAGTACCAGGAGGAAGCGGTTGCCGGGATGCTTGCTCACCTTTGACAATGTTTTCTAAAGATGGAGATGAAGATGAGGAAGATGAGGACGAAGATGAAGCTGGCCCACCGGAAGGctatgaagaggaggaagatgacgaTGAGGATGAAGCTGGCTcagaagtgggagagggagaagaggaggtgggCCTCTCATACTTAATGAAAGACGAAATTCAGGTGAATGGAAACTTGTTGTTCGCCCTGAAGACGGTTGGCCCAGGGCTAAGTGCTGTATGAGTAGGATGGGTTGTGAGTGGTTTCCTGATGCCTGGATGAGCATGGATAAGcatctgtctttttttctccctcctacTGGGTGCTCCATATTATGTCCAGACAGCTGTAAATACttgctgattttctttcttttttttgttttaaagcccaaggacagttttatttaaaaactctCAGGGCAGGTGATCTGTAAGTCTCAGTAGCTCCTAAGAGGAGAACAGAGGGGAGAACGGAAAAACCCAGTGCCGCGTAAACTGGCCTTGAGGTGAGACCAGTGGTCACAGGGTAGGGAGCTCGCGGTCTAGAGAGGAGGTGTGGAAGGCCACAGTGGTAGAAAAGCTGTATCTGGGCTCTGGCCG
This region includes:
- the Anp32e gene encoding acidic leucine-rich nuclear phosphoprotein 32 family member E isoform 3 (isoform 3 is encoded by transcript variant 3): MEMKKKINMELKNRAPEEITYLDGFDQEDNEAPDSEEEDDDDEDGDEDEEDEDEDEAGPPEGYEEEEDDDEDEAGSEVGEGEEEVGLSYLMKDEIQDEEDDDDYVDEGEEEEEEEEEGLRGEKRKRDAEDDGEEDDD